The nucleotide sequence CTGTTGAGCTTGCACCCAGGCGGATCTCTGTATTCCAGTTTGACATAGAACGGAGCTTAAGTGACAGGTTAGTGGAAGACATGTGGGTTGATTGATTCACTGAAGGAAATCTTGTGAATGACATGGCCTTCTGTTAAGCGAATATCCTGCATTTTGCAGACAAAATTTGGTATTTCGGGTTACCTGCTCGAAAGGGACATATATCCGGTCTCTCTGTGCAGATCTTGGAAAGGCTCTTGGGAG is from Papaver somniferum cultivar HN1 unplaced genomic scaffold, ASM357369v1 unplaced-scaffold_2543, whole genome shotgun sequence and encodes:
- the LOC113341211 gene encoding uncharacterized protein LOC113341211 — its product is MFSAIKVGGEKMYDKARRGETVELAPRRISVFQFDIERSLSDRQNLVFRVTCSKGTYIRSLCADLGKALGRYNISDS